The Ketobacter alkanivorans genome includes the window GAATTCACCAATAGCCTTACCAAATTGCTTACGCTCGTGAATATAGGGCACCACCACATCAAGACAGGCCAGCATAATGCCAGTAGGCCCACCCGATAACACAACCCGCTCGTAATCGAGGCCGCTCATTAACACTTTTACACCTTGATTCAGTTGCCCCAAGATGTTTTCCTCTGGCACCTCACAATCTTCAAACACTAATTCACATGTGTTGGAACCGCGCATGCCCAATTTGTCCAGTTTCTGCGCTTGAGAAAAGCCTTTAAAGCCGCGCTCAACGATAAACGCTGTAATACCATGGGGGCCCTTTTCCAGATCAGTTTTTGCGTAGATCACATAGGTGTTTGCATCGGGGCCGTTCGTAATCCACATCTTGCTGCCGTTAAGAATATAACGATCGCCCTTTTTTTCTGCGCGCAGTTTCATGCTGACCACATCCGAACCCGCATTCGGCTCGCTCATCGCCAACGCACCAATGTGCTCTCCACTTACCAGCTTGGGTAGGTATTTAGTTTTTTGCTGTGCATTGCCATTACGGTGAATTTGGTTAACGCACAAATTTGAGTGAGCACCATAGCTAAGGCCCACTGAAGCAGAAGCTCTACTGATTTCCTCCATGGCAATTGCATGGGCAAGATACCCCATATCGCTGCCACCAAACTCCTCTGCTACTGTCATACCCAGCAGGCCCAATTCACCAAACTTTTTCCATAGATCCATAGGGAACTGATTACTGGAATCTACTTCAGCTGCTCTAGGTGCGATCTCTGCTTTGGCAAAACGA containing:
- a CDS encoding isovaleryl-CoA dehydrogenase, translated to MTTLYPSLNFGFGETMDALRDTVNRFAKAEIAPRAAEVDSSNQFPMDLWKKFGELGLLGMTVAEEFGGSDMGYLAHAIAMEEISRASASVGLSYGAHSNLCVNQIHRNGNAQQKTKYLPKLVSGEHIGALAMSEPNAGSDVVSMKLRAEKKGDRYILNGSKMWITNGPDANTYVIYAKTDLEKGPHGITAFIVERGFKGFSQAQKLDKLGMRGSNTCELVFEDCEVPEENILGQLNQGVKVLMSGLDYERVVLSGGPTGIMLACLDVVVPYIHERKQFGKAIGEFQLMQGKVADMYTITNASRAYLYAVAQACDRGETTRKDAAAVILYTAENATKCALDAIQTLGGNGYINEYPTGRLLRDAKLYEIGAGTSEIRRMLIGRELFNETA